Within the Mus caroli chromosome 10, CAROLI_EIJ_v1.1, whole genome shotgun sequence genome, the region AgaaagtattttgattttttttttctcttttagggTCCAGTTTATGGCATGAATAGGCTTCCACCCCAACAACATATTTATGCATATTCACAACAGATGCACACACCACCAGTGCAAAGTTCATCTGCTTGTATGTTCTCTCAGGAGATGTATGGTCCTCCCTTGCGTTTTGAGTCTCCTGCAACAGGAATTCTATCACCCAGGGGTgatgattattttaattacaatgtTCAACAGACAAGCACAAATCCACCTTTGCCAGAACCAGGGTATTTCACAAAGCCTCCACTTGTAGCTCACGCTTCAAGGTCAGCAGAATCAAAGGTTATAGAATTTGGAAAATCCAATTTCGTTCAGCCCATGCAGGGTGAAGTAATAAGGCCACCTTTGACAACACCAGCACATACAACACAGCCAACTCCCTTTAAATTTAACTCAAATTTCAAATCAAATGATGGCGACTTCACATTTTCATCACCACAGGTAGTGACACAGCCTCCTTCAACAGCTTATAGTAACAGTGAGAGTCTTCTAGGCCTTCTGACTTCAGATAAGCCTTTACAAGGAGATGGCTACAGTGGACTAAAGCCAGTATCTGCTCAAGCTAGTGGGTCTCGGAATACATTCAGTTTTGGAAGCAAAAATACACTTACAGAAAACATGGGCCCAAATCAGCAGAAGAATTTTGGTTTTCGTCGCAGTGATGACATGTTTGCTTGTCACGGCCCAGGGAAGTCTGTATTTACAACAGCTGCTTCAGAGCAGGCAAATAAAAGTCATGAGACAGATGGAGGAAGTGCTCATGGGGATGAGGAGGATGATGGCCCTCACTTTGAGCCTGTGGTACCTCTTCCTGACAAGATAGAAGTAAAAACTGgcgaggaagatgaagaagaattcTTTTGCAATCGTGCAAAGTTGTTCCGTTTTGATGGTGAATCCAAAGAATGGAAGGAACGTGGGATAGGCAATGTAAAAATACTAAGGCATAAGACATCTGGTAAAATTCGCCTTCTGATGAGACGAGAGCAAGTATTAAAGATCTGTGCAAATCATTACATAAGCCCAGATATGAAACTGACACCAAATGCTGGCTCAGATAGATCTTTTGTATGGCATGCCCTTGATTATGCAGATGAATTGCCAAAACCAGAACAGCTTGCAATTAGATTCAAAACTCCTGAGGAAGCAGCACTCTTTAAGTGTAAATTTGAAGAGGCccagaacattttaaaagcctTAGGAACAAACTCATCTACAACACCAGATCACACTCTGAGAACTGTAAAGGAGCCTGCAGCTCAGGAGAACAAGGATGTTTGCAAAGCTGATGGTGGAAACTTGAATTTTGAATTCCAGATTGTAAAGAAGGAAGGGCCTTACTGGAATTGTAACAGCTGCTCCTTTAAGAATGCTGCAACTGCTAAGAAATGTGTATCATGCCAGAATACAAACCCAACCAGTAACAAAGAGCTCCTAGGTCCTCCGTTAGTTGAAAATGGCTTTGCTCCTAAAACTGGCCTGGAAAATGCTCAAGATCGATTTGCAATAATGACTGCAAATAAAGAAGGCCATTGGGACTGCAGTGTTTGTTTAGTAAGAAATGAACCCACTGTTTCTAGGTGCATTGCATGTCAGAACACAAAGTCTGCCTCTTCGCTTGTTCAAACTTCTTTCAAATTTGGTCAGGGAGATCTTCCTAAGTCTGTTGACAGTGATTTCAGATCtgttttttcaaaaaaagaaggTCAGTGGGAATGCAGTGTATGCCTAGTCAGAAATGAAGGAAGCTCTAAAAAATGTGTTGCTTGTGAGAACCCAGGAAAACAGTTCAAAGAATGGCATTGTAGTTTGTGCTCGGCGAAAAATGAAGCACATGCTATAAAGTGTGTTGCTTGTAATAATCCTATTACACCAAGTTTATCTACTGCACCTCCCTCTTTTAAGTTTGGTACCTCAGAGATGAGTAAGCCTTTCAGGATTGGATTTGAGGGTATGTTCGCCAAGAAAGAAGGACAGTGGGATTGTAGCTTGTGTTTTGTCCGAAATGAAGCCAGTGCTACTCACTGTATTGCTTgtcagtatccaaataaacagaaTCCGCCTACATCttgtgtgtcagctcctgcctcttcaGAGACAAGCAGGTCTCCAAACAATGGATTTGAAGGCTTATTCACcaaaaaggaaggagaatgggagTGTGCTGTTTGTTCTGTACAAAATGAGAGCTCTTCCCTAAAATGTGTGGCTTGTGAAGCCTCCAAGCCATCTCTTAAGCCACATTAAGCTCATTCAGCTTTTACAGTGGGCTCAAAGTCACAGTCAAATGAATCTGCAGGAAGTCAAGTGGGAACAGAATTCAAAAGTAACTTTCCTGAGAAGAATTTTAAAGTTGGCATTTCagagaagaaatttaaatttggGCATGTGGATCAAGAAAAAACACCTTGCTTTGCCTTTCAGGGTGGCTCTAATACAGAATTTAAGTCAATCAAGGATGGATTTAGTTTTTGCATTCCTGTATCTGCTGATGGGTTTAAATTTGGCATTCAGGAAACGGGAAATCAAGAGAAAAAGAGTGAAAAACATCTTGAAAATGACCCTAGTTTCCAAGCTCAGGATACTAGTGGTCAGAAGAATGGTAGTGGTGTGGTCTTTGGTCAGACAAGCAGCACCTTCACCTTTGCAGATCTTGCAAAGTCAACATCAAGAGAAGGGTTTCAATTTGGCAAGAAAGACCCTAATTTTAAGGGATTTTCAGGTGCAGGAGAAAAATTATTCTCATCACAAAGTGGCAAAGTGGCTGAGAAGGCAAATACCTCTTCTGATCTTGAGAAAGATGATGATGCATATAAGACTGAGGACAGTGATGACATCCATTTTGAGCCAGTAGTGCAGATGCCAGAAAAGGTGGAACTAGTAACAGGAGAAGAAGATGAAAAAGTTTTGTATTCACAAAGGGTGAAATTATTTAGATTTGATGCTGAGATAAgtcagtggaaagaaaggggtTTGGggaatttaaaaattctcaaaaatgaagTCAATGGTAAACTGAGAATGCTGATGCGAAGAGAACAAGTGCTAAAAGTTTGTGCCAATCATTGGATAACCACTACAATGAACCTGAAGCCTCTCTCAGGGTCAGATAGAGCATGGATGTGGCTAGCTAGTGATTTCTCCGATGGTGACGCAAAACTGGAACAACTGGCTGCAAAGTTTAAAACACCAGAGCTAGCTGAAGAATTCAAGCAGAAATTTGAGGAGTGTCAACGTCTTCTCTTAGACATTCCACTTCAGACACCCCATAAACTTGTAGATACTGGCAGGGCTGCTAAATTAATACAGAGAGCTGAGGAAATGAAGAGCGGACTGAAAGATTTCAAAACGTTTTTGACAAATGATCAAGTAAAGGTAACTGATGAGGAGAAGGCAAGTTCAGGTGCAGATGTTCCCAGTGCTTCCGACACTACAGTCAAGCAGAATCCTGACAACGCCGGGCCTTCCTTAGAATGGGATAACTATGACTTACGGGAAGACGCCTTGGATGACAGTGTCAGCAGCAGCTCAGTTCATGCTTCTCCATTGGCAAGCAGCCCTGTGCGGAAAAACCTCTTCCGCTTTGGTGAGTCAACTACAGGATTTAACTTCAGTTTTAAATCTGCTCTGAGTCCATCTAAGTCTCCAGCCAAATTGAACCAGAGTGGAGCTTCAGTTGGCACTGATGAGGAGTCTGATATTActcaagaagaagagagagatggacagTACTTTGAACCTGTTGTTCCTTTACCTGATCTAGTTGAAGTATCCAGTGGTGAGGAAAATGAACAAGTTGTTTTTAGTCACAGAGCAAAACTTTACAGATACGATAAAGATGTTGGCCAGTGGAAAGAAAGAGGCATTGGAGATATAAAGATCTTACAGAATTATGATAATAAACAAGTTCGCATCGTGATGAGAAGGGACCAGGTATTAAAACTTTGTGCCAATCACAGAATAACTCCAGATATGACTTTGCAAACTATGAAAGGGACTGAAAGAGTGTGGGTGTGGACTGCATGTGATTTtgcagatggagaaagaaaaatagaacatttGGCTGTTCGTTTTAAACTACAGGATGTTGCAGACTCATTTAAGAAAATTTTTGATGAAGCAAAAACAGCCCAAGAAAAAGATTCGTTGATAACACCTCATGTTTCTCATCTGAGCACCCCTAGAGAGTCACCATGTGGCAAAATTGCTATTGCTGTTTTAGAAGAAACTACAAGAGAAAGGACAGATTTAACTCAGGGAGATGAAGTAATAGATACAACTTCAGAAGCTGGAGAAACATCTGGCACATCGGAAACAACACCAAAAGCAGTAGTTTCTCCTCCTAAGTTTGTATTTGGCTCAGAATCTGTTAAGAGCATTTTTAGTAGTGAAAAATCCAAGCCATTTGCATTTGGCAACAGTTCAGCCACTGGTTCTCTGTTTGGATTTAGTTTTAATGCACCTTTGAAAAATAGCAATAGTGAAATGACTTCCAGAGCTCAGAGTGGATCTGAAGGAAAAGTAAAACCTGACAAATGTGAGCTGCCACAGAACTCTGACATCAAGCAATCTTCTGATGGCAAAGTCAAAAATCTCAGTGCCTTTTCCAAAGAGAACTCTTCAACTAGTTATACATTtaaaacaccagaaaagggtaAGTACTTAGTATTACAGTTAGTGTTTACATTTGACTCTTTATAGGAAACTCATATTTAGTCAAAGTTGTGTCATAAACACTAGTTTATAAATGTTCAAAAGTATTTGGACAAGTTTAATCCCTAAATAAGCTTGTGAATATTACAACTAACAGATCACTGGAGAGACAGTATCATTATAAAGCAGTGCAAAAGAACCTAGTATAATATAAGGACTCATACACTTGAATCATGAGTATTGAGTCTTTTACATGTTGATTCTTCAACATTGTACTTTAAAAATCACTTGAAGCGTGTGTTACTGAGAAGTTGCATGCATGTTCTATAAGTTAGTGTTGCCACCATTTATTCAGTTGGCAAAGAAAGAGACCTTGTGCATAAAGTTAACATGTAAGATAACCAGATTGGTATAAAAGGAGAGGTCTAAATTTTTTAAGTTATTCATTTTGTTTCACAGATGctagaaaaaatgaaatattctttatGTTCCTAGGATTTAATTTTAGCCTTTTTAAATCTAATCCAATGGCCTTTTGGACCAGCGTCCCTACCTCACAACCTGAGAGCAAAGGTATAGAGCTAGCGTTCTCAGTGTGAGGCGGCTACTAGCTGGTAGTCCTTAGCCAAGGAATTGTGGCTGTATGAATTGGAGTAATTAACACTGCAATGTGCATGTTAAAGAGTGACATTTTACAAAACATACTTTTTGAGTGGTGATGCAACAGcctttaatttaaatttgtatCTGGATGCTGTCTATGTGTTATTATGCTGTCTTTGCTTCATTTTCAACTCTGCTTAAttaatatctgtctgtctgtctttgtcttacTGCTTCATTgaacttttctttattctttttaactcTGTAATAAAGACCTGTTTTTTTCTCACTGTTGACCTTAGCCACTACTGCCTGCCAGTATTCAGATATATGGATATAATACATGTCTACTGAGGGTTTAGAGACTATATTTGAAATTAGACCTCATTTTGAACAG harbors:
- the LOC110302686 gene encoding LOW QUALITY PROTEIN: E3 SUMO-protein ligase RanBP2-like (The sequence of the model RefSeq protein was modified relative to this genomic sequence to represent the inferred CDS: substituted 1 base at 1 genomic stop codon), which codes for MRRSKADVERYIASVQGSAPSPREKSMKGFYFAKLYYEAKEYDLAKKYISTYINVQERDPKAHRFLGLLYEVEENIDKAVECYKRSVELNPTQKDLVLKIAELLCKNDVTDGRAKYWVERAAKLFPGSPAIYKLKEQLLDCKGEDGWNKLFDLIQSELYARPDDIHVNIRLVELYRSNKRLKDAVAHCHEADRNTALHSNLEWNSCVVQTLKVGESCFSTFYSFDSALQSVKSSVGGNDELSATFLETKGHFYMHVGSLLLKMGEQSDIQWRALSELAALCYLVAFQVPRPKVKLIKGEAGQNLLETMAHDRLSQSGHMLLNLSRGKQDFLKEVVESFANKSGQSALCDALFSNPSSKERSFLGNDDIGNLDGQVPDPDDLARYDTGAVRAHNGSLQHLTWLGLQWNSLSTLPAIRKWLKQLFHHLPQETSRLETNAPESICILDLEVFLLGVIYTSHLQLKEKCNSHHTSYQPLCLPLPVCRQLCTERQKTWWDAVCTLIHRKALPGTSAKLRLLVQREINSLRGQEKHGLQPALLVHWAQSLQKTGSSLNSFYDQREYIGRSVHYWRKVLPLLKMIRKKNSIPEPIDPLFKHFHSVDIQASEIGEYEEDAHITFAILDAVNGNIEDAMTAFESIKNVVSYWNLALIFHRKAEDIENDALSPEEQEECKNYLRKTRDYLIRILDDSDSNTSVVQKLPVPLESVKEMLNSVMQELEDYSEGGTLYKNGCWRSADSELKHSTPSPTKYSLSPSKSYKYSPKTPPRWAEDQNSLLKMICQQVEAIKKEMQELKLSSNNSASPHRWPAEHYGQDPAPDGYQGPQTFHGAPLTVATTGPSVYYSQSPAYNSQYLLRPAANVTPTKGPVYGMNRLPPQQHIYAYSQQMHTPPVQSSSACMFSQEMYGPPLRFESPATGILSPRGDDYFNYNVQQTSTNPPLPEPGYFTKPPLVAHASRSAESKVIEFGKSNFVQPMQGEVIRPPLTTPAHTTQPTPFKFNSNFKSNDGDFTFSSPQVVTQPPSTAYSNSESLLGLLTSDKPLQGDGYSGLKPVSAQASGSRNTFSFGSKNTLTENMGPNQQKNFGFRRSDDMFACHGPGKSVFTTAASEQANKSHETDGGSAHGDEEDDGPHFEPVVPLPDKIEVKTGEEDEEEFFCNRAKLFRFDGESKEWKERGIGNVKILRHKTSGKIRLLMRREQVLKICANHYISPDMKLTPNAGSDRSFVWHALDYADELPKPEQLAIRFKTPEEAALFKCKFEEAQNILKALGTNSSTTPDHTLRTVKEPAAQENKDVCKADGGNLNFEFQIVKKEGPYWNCNSCSFKNAATAKKCVSCQNTNPTSNKELLGPPLVENGFAPKTGLENAQDRFAIMTANKEGHWDCSVCLVRNEPTVSRCIACQNTKSASSLVQTSFKFGQGDLPKSVDSDFRSVFSKKEGQWECSVCLVRNEGSSKKCVACENPGKQFKEWHCSLCSAKNEAHAIKCVACNNPITPSLSTAPPSFKFGTSEMSKPFRIGFEGMFAKKEGQWDCSLCFVRNEASATHCIACQYPNKQNPPTSCVSAPASSETSRSPNNGFEGLFTKKEGEWECAVCSVQNESSSLKCVACEASKPSLKPHXAHSAFTVGSKSQSNESAGSQVGTEFKSNFPEKNFKVGISEKKFKFGHVDQEKTPCFAFQGGSNTEFKSIKDGFSFCIPVSADGFKFGIQETGNQEKKSEKHLENDPSFQAQDTSGQKNGSGVVFGQTSSTFTFADLAKSTSREGFQFGKKDPNFKGFSGAGEKLFSSQSGKVAEKANTSSDLEKDDDAYKTEDSDDIHFEPVVQMPEKVELVTGEEDEKVLYSQRVKLFRFDAEISQWKERGLGNLKILKNEVNGKLRMLMRREQVLKVCANHWITTTMNLKPLSGSDRAWMWLASDFSDGDAKLEQLAAKFKTPELAEEFKQKFEECQRLLLDIPLQTPHKLVDTGRAAKLIQRAEEMKSGLKDFKTFLTNDQVKVTDEEKASSGADVPSASDTTVKQNPDNAGPSLEWDNYDLREDALDDSVSSSSVHASPLASSPVRKNLFRFGESTTGFNFSFKSALSPSKSPAKLNQSGASVGTDEESDITQEEERDGQYFEPVVPLPDLVEVSSGEENEQVVFSHRAKLYRYDKDVGQWKERGIGDIKILQNYDNKQVRIVMRRDQVLKLCANHRITPDMTLQTMKGTERVWVWTACDFADGERKIEHLAVRFKLQDVADSFKKIFDEAKTAQEKDSLITPHVSHLSTPRESPCGKIAIAVLEETTRERTDLTQGDEVIDTTSEAGETSGTSETTPKAVVSPPKFVFGSESVKSIFSSEKSKPFAFGNSSATGSLFGFSFNAPLKNSNSEMTSRAQSGSEGKVKPDKCELPQNSDIKQSSDGKVKNLSAFSKENSSTSYTFKTPEKAQEKSKPEDLPSDNDILIVYELTPTPEQKALAEKLLLPATFFCYKNRPGYVSEEEEDDEDYEMAVKKLNGKLYLDDSDKPLEENLADNDKECVIVWEKKPTVEERAKADTLKLPPTFFCGVCSDTDEDNGNGEDFQSELRKVCEAQKSQNEKVTDRVGIEHIGETEVANPVGCKSEEPDSDTKHSSSSPVSGTMDKPVDLSTRKETDMEFPSRGEDKTVLFGFGSGTGLSFADLASSNSGDFAFGSKDKNFQWANTGAAVFGTQSTSKGGEDEDGSDDDVVHNEDIHFEPIVSLPEVEVKSGEEDEEVLFKERAKLYRWDRDVSQWKERGIGDIKILWHTMKNYYRILMRRDQVFKVCANHVITKAMELKPLNVSNNALVWTASDYADGEAKVEQLAVRFKTKEMTESFKKKFEECQQNIMKLQNGQTSLAAELSKDTNPVVFFDVCADGEPLGRIIMELFSNIVPQTAENFRALCTGEKGFGFKNSIFHRVVPDFICQGGDITKYNGTGGQSIYGAKFDDENFDLKHTGPGLLSMANYGQNTNSSQFFITLKKAEHLDFKHVVFGFVKDGMDTVRKIESFGSPKGSVSRRICITECGQL